From the genome of Pelosinus fermentans DSM 17108:
TCTTGCAATAGTTTAAATAAATGAATGTGGAGATGAATCACGATGCAATCACTCGATTTAAATAAGTTTCCAGAGGTTGAGCTGCCGCGGTTTATAAAAATCAAGCAGCATTTTAACCGACAAAAAGTGGAAGATATTCCTGGTGAGGTTCGTAAGAAAATGGAGCCTTATTTAGAGAATTTAAATGGTAAGCGGATTGCCGTAGGAGTCGGCAGCCGGGGGGTTGCCAATATTGCCTTGGTTACAAAAACGGTAGTGGATACGTTAAAAGAAGCAGGAGCCAAACCCTTCATTATTCCTGTGATGGGGAGCCATGGCGGAGCCACGCCGGAAGGGCAGGCTGATTTATTAGCTTCTTTTGGGATTAGTGAAAGTGCAATGGGAGTTCCGGTTGATGCTTCCATCGATGTGGAAACCATTGGTGAATTTGAACCTGGATCTCCGATTTATGTATGTAAAAGTGCCCTCGAGGCGGATGGGATCGTTATCATTCCAAGAATAAAGCCTCATACTTGTTTTCGAGGCCCCATTGAAAGCGGCATTTGTAAAATGCTTGTGATTGGACTTGGCAAAAGGCTGGGAGCAGATTCAGTTCATAGCCGGGGCTTCGATCGTTTTGCAGAGCTGATTCCGAAAATTGGATGCATAATCGCACAGAAAACCAAAGTACTGTTTGCTGTTGCTCTAGTGGAAAATGCCTATGAAGACACTTATAAAATTGAAGTCGTTCCCAAAGATGATATTTTGTTATTAGAGCGGGAAGCAGCTTTGTTAGAGGAAGCTCGTAGTTTAATGGGGCGTATTATGTTCCCTAAGTTTGATATATTGGTAATTGATGAAATTGGTAAAAATATTAGCGGCGACGGGCAAGATCCTAATGTTACCGGTCTGTATATTACCAAGTGTGTAAGCGGCGGTCCTGAGTTTAAAAAGAGCATTATTTTGGATGTTACGGAAGAATCCCACGGAAATGCCAACGGAGTTGGTATGGTGGATGTTACAACCCGCAAGCTGTTTGATAAAATTGATTATATCAGCATGTACACCAATGCATATACCAGTACTGAGGTAGAAGCCGTCAAGATTCCTATGGTTGCAGCTACTTCTGAAGATGCCTTGCGCATGGCGGTAAAAATGTGTAATGGAATTGATACAGGCCAACATAAAATTGTCTGGATACAAAATACCTTAGAATTAACAACGATGCTGATTAGTGAGCCTTTACTTGCAGAAGCCGAGGCGAATTCAAATATTGAAGTCATTTCCAGTCCCAAACCTTTGACCTTTGTTGAAGGAGAGCCTCAGAAAACCCTGATTTAATATAATATTAGGTTCATCGTATCATAAGAGTAAATCCTATAATCCGATGAACCAGGGAGGTCATTTATGAGTGAAGTGATTACAGTTGGCGAACCCATGGCCCTTTTGGTGGCTGATCACGAAGGTCCCCTTGAAGACATAGAACATTTTACGAAGTATGTTGCAGGTGCTGAAGTCAATTTTTCCATAGGTATGACTCGTTTAGGACACTCTGTAACTTATATTGCAAAGCTTGGTTTAGACCCTTTTGGCAAGTACATTAACAAATTCCTGCAACAGCAGAACATTAAAACTCCATATATAAAATTTGACGCCTCTAACCGCACTGGCATGCAGTTAAAGGCAAAAGTTAGTGTTGGAGATCCGGAAGTTTTTAATTTTCGCAAAGGTTCAGCTGCTTCTCATATGGATCTCCCCGACGTTGAGGACGTTGTATGGGAAAATGTCAGGCATTTGCATTTGACAGGAATACCGCCAGCTCTTTCGGCAACCTGCCGGTCGGTCACCTATAAATTGATTCAGAATGCAAGAGAGAATGGGGTTTCCATTTCCTTTGATCCTAATTTAAGGCTTCAATTGTGGGAGGACAAGGAGGAAATGGTTCAGATTATTAATGAGTTAGCTTCCCAGAGTGATATTGTTTTGCCAGGGGTTAATGAAGGTCTTTTATTAACGGGCAGCGATGATGAAAATGCCATTGCAGATTTTTATTTGAATAAAGGCGTTTCGACAGTGATTGTGAAGTTAGGAGAAAAGGGTGCTTTTGTAAAGACGAAAGTAGATTCTTTTATTGTGCCAGGTTTCAAAGTTAAAAAAGTTGTGGATACAGTTGGAGCTGGTGACGGATTTGCTGTAGGAGTGATTAGCGGACTTCTAGAAGGGCTTTCTCTTAACGATGCTGTACGCAGAGGGAACGCTGTTGGTGCACTTGCAGTCATGTCACCGGGTGACAATGATGGACTTCCTAATCCGGATCAGTTGGAAACCTACATGAATTCACAAAATGGCATAAATCGTTAAGGGGATAGATAAATTGGAAAAAGAAAAAGTAATTACGAAAATATGTGATGGTGGACTAGTAGCCGTCATTAGAGCAGAAACAAGTGAACAGGCAAAAAAAATTACGGAAGCATGTATTGCTGGCGGCGTCACTGCCATTGAGCTTACCTTTACAGTTCCTGGTGCTCACGAGATCATCAGCGACTTGGCGAAACTATATTCGCCGGAGGAAATACTGCTGGGAGCGGGCACTGTACTTGATCCTGAGACTGCTAGAATTGCAATTTTAAGCGGTGCTCAATATGTTGTTTCGCCTTGTTTGAACAGGAATACAGTCAAACTGTGTAATCGCTATCGTATACCGATCATGCCAGGAGCGATGACGATTAAAGAAGTCGTGGAAGGCATGGAGGCTGGTGCCGATATTATTAAAATATTTCCAGGGGAATTATTTGGACCTGCCTTTGTTAAAGCCATTAAAGGACCATTGCCTCAGGCGCGGATTATGCCTACAGGCGGTGTAAGTGTTGATAACGTAGGAGAGTGGATCAAGGCTGGATGCGTTGCTGTCGGCGTTGGCGGCAATATTACCGCAGGTGCAAAAACAGGTGATTACCAGTCGATCACAGACAAGGCAAAACAATTTGTGGAAGCGATACGCTTAGCTCGGTTATAAAAAAACATTTGAACCGCGAAGACCGCGAAGAAATGCAAAGGACATGAAGGAGTAATATGTACATTTGGTAAGTTCAGTAGGTATGTTTACTAGTTGTAACATTGGCAGCTTTAGATTGAAAGGAGCTATGTTAGCAGGATGAATCTCTCATAAATTCTTTATCATATCTTCACAAGATCTTCACATTTTTTTTGTATACTATTACTATACGTTCATGTGAGGAGAGTGTTGATTATGGTTATGACACACTATATGGAATTGCTGGCTGTTAACCAGCCATGGAATTTAATTTGGTATATGGTTATTCCTGTAGCCCTGGCGGAAGCGCTTGTTGCAACTGAATTTTTTACGGTTTTTCTACGTGGCTCCAATGCTGGTGGATGGAAAACAGCCAATAAGGCAATTGGTATTTTCCTAGGGTTTTACTTCCTGGGAGTCTTTCTTAATTTAATAACCACTGTTATTCCTACGATTCAATGGCGCGGTATTGCTGATATACTTGCAGTAGGCTCTTACCTCAGTGGTGTAATTCCGCTGTTTAGTATTGCTTTATTGGAACTTGGTGTAATCGGCAAGGGTAAATCGGATGATGAAAAGATGAAACTTCATTTTATACTGTTGACCGTGTTTCTCGTTGTTGCTCATGTGGCTATGATTTTCGGGATGGTTGATCCGACGATTATGGGATGGGATCCTAATGCTGCTGGCGGGAACATGCCACCTATGCAGCATCAGCATCCATAAAAATTTGAAATATGAATAGCAAAGCAGCTCTTCCTGCAGGAAAGGCTGCTTTGCTGTTTTTCTTTGAGGGTGTCATTGCTGGCAAAGGGGTCTGTAAGGAGAACGCTAAACACAAAGAAATGTCTATTTCCCCTTTGTGTCCTTTGCGTTTTTGTGGTTCAAAAAAATGCAAAATCGATCTTTTCTCCGTGTTCTCTGTGGTTTGGTAATGGTGTATCTGTTTTCATTGAAAATACAGCAGTTTTTCAATGCATCTTCATCAGTTATTCATATTGTTATTGTATGATAAGAGCAAAGATGCATTTTTTATAAAATAGGTTATTACATATTGAATCGATTCATGATACAGTTATTGGGTTTAGTGAATAAGCAGATAGAGTTTTATATGAGTA
Proteins encoded in this window:
- a CDS encoding DUF362 domain-containing protein, whose protein sequence is MQSLDLNKFPEVELPRFIKIKQHFNRQKVEDIPGEVRKKMEPYLENLNGKRIAVGVGSRGVANIALVTKTVVDTLKEAGAKPFIIPVMGSHGGATPEGQADLLASFGISESAMGVPVDASIDVETIGEFEPGSPIYVCKSALEADGIVIIPRIKPHTCFRGPIESGICKMLVIGLGKRLGADSVHSRGFDRFAELIPKIGCIIAQKTKVLFAVALVENAYEDTYKIEVVPKDDILLLEREAALLEEARSLMGRIMFPKFDILVIDEIGKNISGDGQDPNVTGLYITKCVSGGPEFKKSIILDVTEESHGNANGVGMVDVTTRKLFDKIDYISMYTNAYTSTEVEAVKIPMVAATSEDALRMAVKMCNGIDTGQHKIVWIQNTLELTTMLISEPLLAEAEANSNIEVISSPKPLTFVEGEPQKTLI
- a CDS encoding sugar kinase encodes the protein MSEVITVGEPMALLVADHEGPLEDIEHFTKYVAGAEVNFSIGMTRLGHSVTYIAKLGLDPFGKYINKFLQQQNIKTPYIKFDASNRTGMQLKAKVSVGDPEVFNFRKGSAASHMDLPDVEDVVWENVRHLHLTGIPPALSATCRSVTYKLIQNARENGVSISFDPNLRLQLWEDKEEMVQIINELASQSDIVLPGVNEGLLLTGSDDENAIADFYLNKGVSTVIVKLGEKGAFVKTKVDSFIVPGFKVKKVVDTVGAGDGFAVGVISGLLEGLSLNDAVRRGNAVGALAVMSPGDNDGLPNPDQLETYMNSQNGINR
- a CDS encoding bifunctional 4-hydroxy-2-oxoglutarate aldolase/2-dehydro-3-deoxy-phosphogluconate aldolase produces the protein MEKEKVITKICDGGLVAVIRAETSEQAKKITEACIAGGVTAIELTFTVPGAHEIISDLAKLYSPEEILLGAGTVLDPETARIAILSGAQYVVSPCLNRNTVKLCNRYRIPIMPGAMTIKEVVEGMEAGADIIKIFPGELFGPAFVKAIKGPLPQARIMPTGGVSVDNVGEWIKAGCVAVGVGGNITAGAKTGDYQSITDKAKQFVEAIRLARL
- a CDS encoding DUF6803 family protein, coding for MVMTHYMELLAVNQPWNLIWYMVIPVALAEALVATEFFTVFLRGSNAGGWKTANKAIGIFLGFYFLGVFLNLITTVIPTIQWRGIADILAVGSYLSGVIPLFSIALLELGVIGKGKSDDEKMKLHFILLTVFLVVAHVAMIFGMVDPTIMGWDPNAAGGNMPPMQHQHP